The sequence GCGCGCGCTGGGCCCGGCCAGCGCGCTGGTCCGCCGCTCCGGGCTGGAGGACGTGTTCCTGCACCTGACCGGCCGCACGTTGGTCGACTGAACCGATGATCTCCTCGGCGTACGTACTGGAGTACCACCTCGTCAACTACCGCCGCACGTGGCGTTCCAGTGCCCTGTCCACGCTGGTGCTGCCGCTGCTGACGATGCTCGGCTTCGGGCTCGGCGTGGGCGGCTATGTGCGGACCGGGGTGGACGGCACGGCATACCTGGACTGGATCGTGCCGGGCCTGATCGCCTCCACCGCCGCGCAGACCGCGCTCGGCGAGGCCACCTGGCCGGTGATGAGCTGCTTCGAGTGGATGAGGGTGTATTTCGCGCAGGCGGCCGCGCCGCTGCGGGTGGCCGACATCCTCGGCGGTCATCTGGCCTTCATGCTGTTCCGGGTGCTGCTGACGGTCACGGCGTTCCTGCTGGTGGCCGCCATGTTCGGCACGCTGCGCTCGGGTTGGGCGCTGCTGGTGCCGGCGGTGTCCGTGCTGGTCGGCACGGCCGTGGCGGCGCCGGTGGTGGCGTACACCGCGAGCGTGCGCAGCGACAGCTACCTGGCCGTGCTGTTCCGGTTCGCGGTGCTGCCGATGTCGCTGTTCTCCGGGGTGTTCTTCCCGATCGAGTCGCTGCCGGCCGTGCTGCGCTGGGTGGCGTACGCGTTGCCGCTCTGGCACGGCGTGGACCTGACCCGCGCCGCCACGCTGGGGGTCGACCCCGGCGTGGCCGGGCTGTGGCACGTGCTCTACCTGCTCGCCTGGTGTGTGGCCGGCTGGTTCCTGGCGCACCGGCGGTTCGAGCGGCGGCTGGTGATCTGAGGATGGGAGCGACGTCGTGCTGATCCTGATGCCGAAGCTCGTGTCCTTCGAGGGCAGCGCCGGCCGGTCCGTGCGGGTCACCGAGCGCAACGTCACCGCGCTGAAGTCGGCGTACTGGCTGGTGATGATCGGTGGCCTGCTGGAGCCGGTGCTCTACCTGTTCTCGATCGGGGTGGGTGTGGGCGCCCTGATCGGCGACATCGAGCTGCCCGGCGGCCGGCTGGTCAGTTACACCGAGTTCGTCGCCCCGGCGATGCTGGCCGCCTCGGCGATGAGCGGCGCGCTGGCCGAGACCACCTTCAACTTCTTCGGGAAGATGAAGTTCATGCGGCTGTACGACGGGATGCTGGCCACGCCGATCCAGCCGTTCGAGATCGCGATCGGGGAGCTGATCTGGGCGATGGCCCGGGGCAGCATCTACTCGGTGGCGTTCCTGGCGGTGATGGTGGCGATGGACCTGACCACGCCGCTGCGGGCGCTGGTCGCGTTCCCGGCCACGGTGCTGGTCGGCTTCGCGTTCGGGGCGCTCGGCATGACGGTGGCCACGCTGATCCGCAGCTGGCAGGACTTCGACCTGATCGGCGCCGGGCAGTTCGCGCTGTTCCTGTTCTCCGGCACGTTCGTGCCCGCGACGGCGTACCCGGCGGCACTGCGCTGGCTGGTCGAGGCGTCCCCGCTGTACCGGTCGGTGGACCTGGTCCGCGGGATCAGCCTGGGTTCGCTGGGCTGGATCCAGGTGGTGGACGTGCTGTTCCTGCTGGCGATGCTCATGGTGGGGCTGTCCGTTTCCGGTCAGCGGATGGGCCGGCTGCTCTGCAGGTGAACGCGCCCGGCCGGCGCCGTCCGGACGGGTCGCGCCCACCGGACGGCGCCGTGGCCGGTCAACCCTGGCTCAAGCCGTGCTCGGAGCCCTTCTTGAGCTTGCGGGTGTCGCGCAGTTCCAGGAACGGCTCCTCGTCGGCCGGGTGGCCGGCCGCGATGGCGCGACCGCGTTCCAGCTCGGCGTCCAGCTCCGCGCCGAGCATGATGGCCATATTGGAGATCCACAGCCAGACCAGGAACGCGATGACGCCGCCGAGCGTGCCGTACGTCTTGTTGTAGTTCGCGAAGTTCGCCAGGTAGATCGCGAACCCGGCGGACGCGGCCATCCAGACCAGCACCGCGAAGACGCCACCCCAGCTGATCCAGCGGAAGCCGCCGGTCCGGGCGTTCGGCGAGGCCCAGTAGAGGATCGCGAACATCAGGCTGACCAGCGCCACCAGCACCGGCCACTTGGCGATGTTCCAGGTGGTCACCGCCGCCTGGCCCAGTCCGAGGTGCTCGCCGACCACCCGGGCCAGGTCGCCGGTGAACACCACGATGGCCGCCGAGGCGATCAGCATCAGCCCGACCACCGCGGTGACGCCGATCCGGATCGGCAGGGTCTTCCAGATCGGCCGGCCCTCCGGCACGTCGTAGATGGCGTTCGAGGCGCGCATGAAGGCGGCGATGTAGCCGGACGCCGACCAGAACGCGACGAGCAGACCGAAGATCGCGGCCAGTCCGGCGCTGCCGGTGCCCTGCACCTGGTCGAGCACCGTGTTCACCATGTCCCGCAGCGCGCCGCTGGGGGCGATCTGGCCGACCGCGTCGGTGACCGTGCGCTGGCCGGCGTCGCCGAGCATGCCGAGCACCGAGACGATCACCAAGGCGCCCGGGAAGATGGACAGGACGCCGTAGTAGGTCAGCGCGGCCGCCCAGTCCGAGACGTTGTCCTCGGAGAACTGCTTGAACGTCCGTTTCAGCGCGGCGAACAGGCCCTTGGCCCGCAGTTGGGCCGGATGGTCCGGGCCGGCGTCCGGGCCCGGCGCGTCGAGCTCGTCGGCGCTCGGGGTCCGGCCGACCTCGGTCGTGCTGGCCGCGGCCAGATCGAAGTCCTCGCCGCCGCGCCGGCGGGCGTCCGCGGCGTCGCCGGTGGGCGCCGGTGAGGTGCCGGGTGCGCCGCCCGGCTGGTCGGCGGAGTGATGGTGCCCTTCCGGGCGGTCACGCAGTCTCATGCGGGTTCCCTTCGGCGAAGCGGCTGGTCGCCGCCGCCGCTCTTCCCCGTCGCGACGTGCGGATACGACCTGCGGACGGTGTTCCCGGCGGGGCGGCCGACTAACCCTTCGCCGCCGTTGCCGGCGCCGCCTGCGAAGCCGCCCGGCCCGCGAGCGTGCCGGGGTGTGCGCCCGCCCCGTGCGGCGGCACGGGTCCTCCGCACGGGCAGGCGACCGTTGCATGTCCATTTGTTCAGATGATGCACACAGGTACGGGTCCGAAAACGCTCTCCCGCGATCCGCCCCGGCTTGCTACTCGCTGGTCACCCGCTCACACGCATCGTCATCCGCCTATCGATGTGGCGTCTTTTGATCATGAATCCGCCGGTCACGGTGTCGCACGGCCGGTACGCCGGTGATCCGGCCCCCGCCGCACGCTCGTATCCGAGGGCACGACATTCCAGGTTGGAGGCGCTCATGGGGTCCCGGCGGCTGGGCACTGGCGGATCCCGGCTCGCGCCGGGAATGGTCCATACTGGAGCCGGTGGCACGCGCGAATGCACGTGCATCTGCACGGGTGCTCTCGTCCCGGGAGGAAATTGATGCGGCTGCGACATCCCTCCGGCCGCGCCGTGCATCTCACCTGCGGCGTCAGCCTAACCGACGCGCGGACCCCGGCCGAGACCCTCGCGGCCGTCGATGCCGCAGCCGCCGGGCTGCGAGCCGCCCTGGCCGCGCACGGGGCGCACCGGGGACGGCTGCGGGTCACACTCCGCCTGCCGCACCCCCTCGCCGCCGCCCTCGCCGCCGACGGGCGTGCCCGTACCCGGCTTCGTGCCGACCTCGACGCCCGCGGCCTCGAGGTCGTCACGGTGAGCGGCGGGCCCGACGCCGAGGACGGCGGCCCGCCCCCGCTGCCCGACTGGAGCGAGCCGGTCCGCCTGCAGCACACCCTCGACCTGGCCCGCATCCTGGTCGACCTGCTGCCGGACGAGGAGGTCCGGGGCGCGGTCAGCACCTGCGGCCTGGGCCGCCGAGAGGACTGGGACGAGGCCCACGAGCGCGCCGGGGCCCGGCATCTGGCCCGGCTCTCCGCCGGCCTCGCCGACCTGGCCTGGCGGGTCGGCCGCGCGGTCCGCGCCGGATTCCGGCCCGAGCCCGGGTACGTCCTGGACAGCCCCGAGCAGACCGTCGCCGCGCTGGCCCGGGTGGACAAGGACCGGCTCGGCATCTGCCTGGACCTGGGGCGCGTGGTGCGCGACTGGCCCGCCCCGCAAGACGGCGTCGACCGGTTGACCGACGCCGGCCTCTCGGTGATCACGGCACGGATCACCGACCCGGCGCTCGCGTGGCAGCCGGTGCTGCGGCACCTGCTCGCCGCGGACACCGCCCGCACCGAGTACATCGAGGTGGACGCCGAAGGGCCGGCCGGGGTCGACCCGGCGTACGTGCTCGGCGAGCTGACCGCCCTCGGCCTGGTGCCCGAACCCGAACCCTGCACCGCGCCCTGACCCCCCACAGGCGCGACGGTGAAGGCCGCCCCACCCGGGGCGGCCTTCACCGTGTGCTGCCGGTGAAGCCGGCGGAACGCCCGCCGGCTTGGTCACCGGTCCGCTCTAGAGGGTGCCGCCGGGGCCCTTGGTGCCGGAGAGGGTGTCCGTCGGGGCCAGCAGCTCGTCGGTGCGGTCGGTGCCGGTGGTGCCGCTGGTGCTGCTGGAGGTCGTGCCGAGCTTCTCACCGAGCTTGGACGACTGCAGCTTGTCCTTGCCCTCGGTGTAGAGCTTGTTCGCCTGGGCCTGGGCCACGCCGGCGGCCTCCTGGACCGTCGGGTGCTCCCAGAGCTTCTGGGCGTTCGCCCGGATCTCCTCGTACTTCTCGCGACCGGCCCGGCTGCCCAGGACGAAGCCCGCCGCGAGACCGCCGAGGAACATGAGCTTTCCGCGCATGATGGCGGCTCCTTCCGTTTCGTGACACACGTGCGTCTGCGGGGCTGCATACCCATCCTGCCGCGCCGGTACTCCCTCCATCCCGGTTTCCCGCCTGTTGCCGTACCGGGACACCCCGATCCCGCGACGCCACACCCGCCACGGGGATACCCCTTCGCGCGGAGCCCGGGTGGTCGTGTAATCTCTTCTCCGTCGCCAGGGAAACCGGGCGACACAACGAAGCAGCACCGCAGGATCAGCACAGCAAGACCAGCACGATCCCCTGTAGCTCAATTGGCAGAGCAGCCGGCTGTTAACCGGCAGGTTATTGGTTCGAGTCCAATCGGGGGAGCTCAACTTCGAGGCCCGCTCACGCGGGCCTTCGTCGTTTTTCGGCGCGGGTCCGCCACCTTCTTTCCTTGTACGCGGTCTCTCCTGGTACGCGATGCGTGAGCGATGTCACGTCGCCGGGTCGTGGGGGCCGGTTCCTGGGGCCGGCGTGGTGTGACGGCGCGCGCTTCCCCGAGGAGCGGGCCGTCGATCGCCGGGCGGGCGGGTTCGGGGCGGTCGGCGTCGCGCCTGTGCGCCGTCATGCCGTCGCGCCGTTGCGTCCATGCGCCGTCATGCCGTCGCGCCTGTGCGCCGTCATGCCGTCGCTCCCGTGGCGCCGTGGGCGGTGGCGAGCGGAGCTGGGGCGGGCGTGGCAGCATCGGGTGCGAGCGGGGCGCGTAACCGCGGGCGGGACCGGGCAGTCGTACCGGGAACCGGTCTTGATCTTGGGGTTTTCCCGGCCCATGGCTCTTTCGGCTCCTTGGCCCGAAGTGCGCGGTTACGCTGAGGCTCGCGCTGTTCGCTCTCAGTGAGGTGGTTATGTCGCAGCCGGTTGCCGTGGACGTCGTCATCGTCGGCGGCGGGCTCGCCGGCCTGTCCGCCGCCCGCCGACTGGACCGCGCCGGTGTGGAGTGGCTGCTCGTCGAGGGTTCCGACCGGCTCGGCGGACGCGTGGCGACCGAGGTGCTCGACGGCTGGCGGATGGATCGCGGCTTCCAGGTGCTGAACACCGCCTACCCCCGGTTGCCCGCCCTGGTCGACGTGGACGCGCTGGAAATGCGGTATTTCACGTCGGGCGTGCTGGTGCGCCGCGGCGGTGGCCTGCACCGGCTGGAGAACCCGCTGCGCGAGCCGCTCGCCACCCCGCAGACCCTGATGTCCGGGATCGGCTCGCTCACCGACCGCCTCAAATTCGCCGCGCTGGCCACCCGGTGCGCCACCACGGCTCCGGAGAAACTGCTGGCCGCGCCGGAGACCACCACCCAGGAGATGCTCCGCAAGGCGGGCCTGTCGCACCGGATCATCGAGGAGGCGCTGCGACCGTTCTTCTCCGGCGTCTTCGCCGACCGGTCGCTGGAAACCTCCAGCCACGTCACCGCGATGGTGCTGCGCTCGTTCGCCCGCGGCCGGATCGGGGTGCCGGCCGCCGGGATGGCCGCGCTGCCCGCCGCGGTGGCGGGGCCGCTGCCGTTTCCGCAGCTGCTGATCGGCGCCCGCACCCTGAGCATCGGCCCCGGCATCGTGGTCACCGAGGGCGGCGAGATCCGCTGCCGCGCGGTGATCGTCGCCACCGACCCGGTGAGCGCCGTCGGCCTGCTCCCGCAGCTGCCGAAACCCGACATGCACGGCCTGACCACGTTCTACTTCGGCGCCGACCACGCGCCGATCGACGAGCCGATCCTGCTGCTCGACGGCGACCGGCGGGAGATCATCGCCAACACCGTGGTGCTCAGCAACGCCGCCCCGGAGTACGCCCCCGGCGGCCGCAGCCTGATCGCCGCATCCGTGGTCGGCGTGTCCGCCCCGTCCAGCGCCTCCGAAGCGGTGATCCGCGTCGAGCTGGCCCGGATGTACGGCGAGCCGACCGACGACTGGGACCTGCTCAACGTGATCAGCATCCCGAACGCGCTGCCCGCGGCCCCGGTCCCGCAGGCCCGGCTGCGCAAACCGGTCGCCCTCGGCGACGGCCTGTTCGTCGCCGGCGACCACCGCGACAGCCCCTCCATCCAGGGCGCGATGGCCGGTGGCTGGCGCACCGCCGGAGCCGTCCTGGCGTCCCTCGGCGCCCGGGCCGCAGTCTGAACGCATTCACCCGGAGGAGACGGCATGAGCGACCTCAACCCGGAGAACTTCGCCGAGTTCACCACCCAGGACGGCCCCGGCTGCCCGAGCGTCGGCGACGACGATCCGCCACCGGCGGACGACCCGCAGCCGCCCGACATGGTGTCGGACCCCCGCTTCCCGATCATTTTGGTGCCACAGACGCTGGTGGAGCGATAGATCGCTAGCTCCCGGACCGGGGAGCGGGATAGGATCGCCGCCGGTACGGGGCGGTAGCTCAGTGGGTTAGAGCAGGGGACTCATAATCCCTCGGTCGCGGGTTCGAGTCCCGCCCGCCCCACCACGATCTTCCTGCGGCGACTCTACAACGGGCCGAAGCGCATTGGGAAGACCGTTGCAGTTCCCGTTGCAATTTAGTCCCACAGTCGCCCTCCGATGCGGTCCGCAGCCACTCGGGAGACCTCCGGCGCGACGTGCGAGTACGTACCGAGCGTGAGGGAGATCTGCGAGTGGCCGAGGAGCTCCATGACCACGCGGGCAGGTACACCCTCGGCCAGTAGGAGGCTCGCCGAGGTGTGCCGGGCATCGTGAAGCCGCGCGTCGCGGACGCCAGCCGCGGCCAGCAGGTCCTTCCAGTCCTGCCAATCCCGCCGCGGGTCGAGCGGTCGACCGTTGACCTGAGCGAAGACCAGGCCGCGCAGCTGCTGCCCGCCGATGGTGGGTACCGCGTCATCCCACAGCTCTCCAGCAGTCTCTCGCTCGGCGTCCTGCATAGACCGGTGCTCCCGCAGCGCGTCGACGAGCTGTGCCGGTAGCGCTATCGTCCGCCGCCCTGCCCGAGACTTCGGCTCGACCAGCACGAGGCCGCGGCCTGCCAGGCGCTGCAACTGCCACCGCACGCGCAACGTGCCAGCGTCAAGGTCGACGTAATCCCACATGAGGCCGAGCGCCTCCCCTTGCCGTAGACCGAGAGCGAGTGCGACGGACCAGCGAGCAGCGTTCCGACGGCCGCGAGCAACGTCCAGGATCGCCCGAGCGTCCTCGCCCGACAGCGGCTGCACCTCTTCGCGGCTCACGCTCGGCGCGTCGACAAGCGTGCACACGTTCCGCGCGATCCGCTCCCGCTGCATGGCGACCTTCAGCGCCCGGCTCAGGATGCGGTGCATCTGCAGGATGGTCGCCGGCGCGAGGCCCTTGCGTGAGCAGGCGGCGTAGAACCGCTCCAAGTGCTCGGGCTGCAGGCGGTCGAGCCGATGCTCACCAAGTCCCGGGATGAGGTGCGTGGTGACCTTGGAGTGGTAGCCCTGCAGCGTAGAGGGGCGCACCTTCTGCTCGGCGATGTTCTCCAGCCAGTACGTCAGCCACTCGGCGACCGTCGGGACCTTGCCGACCGTCATGACGCTGCCCGCATCGCGCTTCTTCTCCAGCGCGACCACCTTTGCCGTGACGGCCTTCTCTGTCGCGGCCTGGACGTGGCGCCGGTCGGTCTTGCCGTTGTCCTTGACGCCCATCGTCACGTATCCGTGCCAGCGGCCATCTTTGCCCAGGAAGATCGAGCTGCGGCCGTTAGCCTTCCGTCCGCTCATCCCTGCCGCCCCTGGCGCGCGGGCGGCAGGTAGCCGCGCAGGCGAGCCTCTCTGATCCACGAGTGCACGGTGGCCGACTTGACTCCCCATTCGGCGGCGATGGCCGCGGCCGGACTAGGAACGGCCGGTGCCCACGCCTCGTAATGCTTGGCGACCAGCTGGGAGAACTGCTCCGCGCTCATGCCGGCTTCCCGGCGCAGCGGCGGCAAGTCTTTAAGGGCGGCGGCGAGGTCGCCTTCCCAGTAGCTCCGTGTCAGATTGTTGCTGTTCTCCATCCGTGCGACCGGGACCTTACGCAAGGTCTCGCCCTTGATCGCACTGGTGGCGTCTCCGAGGAGCAGCAGGCCGGTTAGCACCTTCCGCCCCGAGGGCGACTCCGAGAAGCGGGAGAAAACGGCGGCGTCGTCGAGCAGGCGCCCCCGGTGCCTTCCCGACCACTCTCCGCCGAAGAGTTCACCGAGGGCCTCCTCGATGTGCCTGATCGACAGCGTTCCCTCGGGGATTTTCGTGTGCGGATCGTAGTCGAGCCGTACTTTTCGGTCCTCAGCCATGGGTGAACGGTAGGTGTCTGCCGGTTCGTCAGTCAACCAGCTGAGACTGTCATGAGTCAGCAGATACTTGCGTGGATCGGCAGACTGTGTTGCCATGGTCGCGTCCAATGAATCTGCTGACTCATGGGAGATGTCGTGTCCAGGTCATTGCTGCTGACTGTCGAAGAAGGCGCCAAGCAAGCGAGTATCAGCCGCGCGAAGATGTTTGCCCTGATCAAGGCGGGCGAGGTGAGGTCCATCAAGATCGGGCGCTCACGTCGGATTCCGGCCATCGCGCTTGAGGAGTACGTCAACCGCCTGCTGCAGGAGCAGAGCCGGGCGGCTGCCTGAGATGGCCACCGACGACAACGCCCGCCCCGCGGCGAACGGGACGGGCGAGAAGCAGGCCGGGCAGCCTGAGTCGATCGTAACCGACGTGCGGGCTGCCGAGCGGTCTCGCCGATCCCGGCGCTGGGCCCGGCGCGAACTGGACGAGCTGCTGGACGTCCCCGAGCCGGAGATCCACGCGGTGGACTACTCCGGGATGGGCTTCGACCTCGGCGTATCCGAGCGCACCGTGGCGGGGCGCGCGCTGCGGGAGCGTGCTGCGTGACCGATCACCCATCCGTCGACCCCATCCGCGATGTGGTCCTGCCGAGGCTCGCCGCGGTCCGGAAGTCCGCCGGCGGCTACATGGCCCAGTGCCCCGCGCACGAGGACGGCACGGCGAGCCTCTCGGTGGCGGCCGGACGCGACCAGCCGGTGCTCCTGCACTGCTTCGCCGGATGCCACCCGGACGACATCCTCGCCGCGCTCGGGCTGACGGCCGCGGACGTCTGCGCGCCCCGGGAGAGCCAGCCCGTCGACACCTGGCTGCCGTGCGGGCACGTCAAGGTCGCCGAGTACCGGTATCGCGACCAGGACGGCGCGCTGGTGTTCGCCGTCGCCCGCTGCGACCGCAAGGGCATCGACTGCCAGGGGTTCCGGCAGTGGCGTCCGGACGA is a genomic window of Actinoplanes teichomyceticus ATCC 31121 containing:
- a CDS encoding ABC transporter permease produces the protein MPKLVSFEGSAGRSVRVTERNVTALKSAYWLVMIGGLLEPVLYLFSIGVGVGALIGDIELPGGRLVSYTEFVAPAMLAASAMSGALAETTFNFFGKMKFMRLYDGMLATPIQPFEIAIGELIWAMARGSIYSVAFLAVMVAMDLTTPLRALVAFPATVLVGFAFGALGMTVATLIRSWQDFDLIGAGQFALFLFSGTFVPATAYPAALRWLVEASPLYRSVDLVRGISLGSLGWIQVVDVLFLLAMLMVGLSVSGQRMGRLLCR
- a CDS encoding excisionase family DNA-binding protein — protein: MSRSLLLTVEEGAKQASISRAKMFALIKAGEVRSIKIGRSRRIPAIALEEYVNRLLQEQSRAAA
- a CDS encoding NAD(P)/FAD-dependent oxidoreductase; the encoded protein is MSQPVAVDVVIVGGGLAGLSAARRLDRAGVEWLLVEGSDRLGGRVATEVLDGWRMDRGFQVLNTAYPRLPALVDVDALEMRYFTSGVLVRRGGGLHRLENPLREPLATPQTLMSGIGSLTDRLKFAALATRCATTAPEKLLAAPETTTQEMLRKAGLSHRIIEEALRPFFSGVFADRSLETSSHVTAMVLRSFARGRIGVPAAGMAALPAAVAGPLPFPQLLIGARTLSIGPGIVVTEGGEIRCRAVIVATDPVSAVGLLPQLPKPDMHGLTTFYFGADHAPIDEPILLLDGDRREIIANTVVLSNAAPEYAPGGRSLIAASVVGVSAPSSASEAVIRVELARMYGEPTDDWDLLNVISIPNALPAAPVPQARLRKPVALGDGLFVAGDHRDSPSIQGAMAGGWRTAGAVLASLGARAAV
- a CDS encoding ABC transporter permease; this encodes MISSAYVLEYHLVNYRRTWRSSALSTLVLPLLTMLGFGLGVGGYVRTGVDGTAYLDWIVPGLIASTAAQTALGEATWPVMSCFEWMRVYFAQAAAPLRVADILGGHLAFMLFRVLLTVTAFLLVAAMFGTLRSGWALLVPAVSVLVGTAVAAPVVAYTASVRSDSYLAVLFRFAVLPMSLFSGVFFPIESLPAVLRWVAYALPLWHGVDLTRAATLGVDPGVAGLWHVLYLLAWCVAGWFLAHRRFERRLVI
- a CDS encoding tyrosine-type recombinase/integrase, with the translated sequence MSGRKANGRSSIFLGKDGRWHGYVTMGVKDNGKTDRRHVQAATEKAVTAKVVALEKKRDAGSVMTVGKVPTVAEWLTYWLENIAEQKVRPSTLQGYHSKVTTHLIPGLGEHRLDRLQPEHLERFYAACSRKGLAPATILQMHRILSRALKVAMQRERIARNVCTLVDAPSVSREEVQPLSGEDARAILDVARGRRNAARWSVALALGLRQGEALGLMWDYVDLDAGTLRVRWQLQRLAGRGLVLVEPKSRAGRRTIALPAQLVDALREHRSMQDAERETAGELWDDAVPTIGGQQLRGLVFAQVNGRPLDPRRDWQDWKDLLAAAGVRDARLHDARHTSASLLLAEGVPARVVMELLGHSQISLTLGTYSHVAPEVSRVAADRIGGRLWD
- a CDS encoding YihY/virulence factor BrkB family protein, producing the protein MRLRDRPEGHHHSADQPGGAPGTSPAPTGDAADARRRGGEDFDLAAASTTEVGRTPSADELDAPGPDAGPDHPAQLRAKGLFAALKRTFKQFSEDNVSDWAAALTYYGVLSIFPGALVIVSVLGMLGDAGQRTVTDAVGQIAPSGALRDMVNTVLDQVQGTGSAGLAAIFGLLVAFWSASGYIAAFMRASNAIYDVPEGRPIWKTLPIRIGVTAVVGLMLIASAAIVVFTGDLARVVGEHLGLGQAAVTTWNIAKWPVLVALVSLMFAILYWASPNARTGGFRWISWGGVFAVLVWMAASAGFAIYLANFANYNKTYGTLGGVIAFLVWLWISNMAIMLGAELDAELERGRAIAAGHPADEEPFLELRDTRKLKKGSEHGLSQG
- a CDS encoding TIM barrel protein codes for the protein MRLRHPSGRAVHLTCGVSLTDARTPAETLAAVDAAAAGLRAALAAHGAHRGRLRVTLRLPHPLAAALAADGRARTRLRADLDARGLEVVTVSGGPDAEDGGPPPLPDWSEPVRLQHTLDLARILVDLLPDEEVRGAVSTCGLGRREDWDEAHERAGARHLARLSAGLADLAWRVGRAVRAGFRPEPGYVLDSPEQTVAALARVDKDRLGICLDLGRVVRDWPAPQDGVDRLTDAGLSVITARITDPALAWQPVLRHLLAADTARTEYIEVDAEGPAGVDPAYVLGELTALGLVPEPEPCTAP